Genomic window (uncultured Hyphomonas sp.):
TCCGACGCCTTCATCGTGCTGCCGGGCGGCATCGGCACGCTGGAGGAAGCGGTGGAGATCCTGTCCTGGGCCCGCCTCGGCCTGCACGCCAAGCCGATGGCCTTCCTGGACGAGGACGGCTTCTGGTCGCCCTTCTTCGATCTGATGGGCCACATCATCGATGGCAAGTTCACGCCGGAAAGCTTCCGCACGGCGCTGGTGCACAGCGACACGCCGGAAAAGGCGATCGATGCCCTGTGTGAGCGGATCGTGATGCTGGGCCAGTAAGGCTTCAGCCGGCGCCTAGACGCCGGTGAAGCCCTCGACTTCCTCAGCCGTCTTCTTCGTGAAGTCCATGCCCAGCGACAGGACCAGTGCCGAGGCGATGAAGATCGACGAATAGGTACCGATAAAGATACCGAAGATCAGCGCGAAGCTCATGCCCTGCAGCACCGGGCCGCCGAGGAAATAGATCGCGAACAGCGAGATCAGCGTCGTTCCGGAGGTCAGCAAGGTCCGCGACAGGGTCACGTTCAGCGACATGTCGATGACTTCGCGGTCCGGCATCTTCTTGTACTTGCGCCGGTCTTCCCGGATCCGGTCGAACACGACGACCGTATCGTTCATGGAGTAACCGATGATCGTCAGCAGGGCCGCGATGGAGGTCAGGTTGAACTCGATCCGCAGCAGCGCGAACATGCCGAGCGTGATGATCACGTCGTGCGCCAGCGCCGCGATGGCGCCAACCGAGAACTGCCACTGGAAGCGAAACCAGATATAGACGAGCATCATGGCCAGCGCGACGACAAGCGCGGTGATCCCGTCCGTAAACAGTTCCTGCGAGACTTTCGGACCGACCGAGTCGTTACGCAGGAAATCGCCATTCTCCACACTGAGACCAAACTTTTCCGACAATGTCTCGACGATCAGTTCGTTCGTGGCGCCAGAGGCGCGTTCGGCCTTCTGTTCTTCCGACAGCGACTTGAAGTCTTCGCCCAGCAGCTCCGGCGGCGCTTCCCCGAACTTTACCACGACGATCTCGCGGCCATCGGTGCCGCGGGCACTGTTGACCTCGGCATTGATCGGCATGGCTTCGCGCACGGCCGGCACGGTGACGGTGTCCGTCTTTGCCAGTTCCATCACGGTGCCGCCGGCAAAGTCGACGCCGAAATTCAGGCCGCGCGTTCCCAGCAGGAAAGCCGAGCCCGCAATCAGGATCATCGAGAACAGAGCCCCGGCAATCCGGAAGCTCATGAAGGGGATTTTGGTCCGGTCGGGCCAGTATTTGATCAGCATCGCGTCTCTCCTGCCCCTAAATTCCGAACCGCTTGGGTTTCATCAGTTTCATGTATCCGACCGTGATCATCCGGGTCACGACATAGGCCGTGAACACGGAGGTCACGATGCCGATGGACAGGGTCACGGCGAAGCCTTTCACCGGGCCTGAGCCCAGCAGGTAAAGGATTGTCGCCGCGATCAGCGTGGTGATGTTGGCGTCCATGATGGTCGAGAGGGCACGCTCGTAACCGGCCTGCGTCGCCGTCCATGGCGAGCGGCCTTCGCCCTGCTCTTCACGGATCCTTTCGAAGACCAGCACGTTGGCGTCCACCGCCATACCGATGGTCAGGATGATACCAGCGATCCCCGGCAGGGTCAGCGTGGCGCCGACGCCGGAGAGGCCGGCAAAGATCAGGATGATGTTGCAGGCCAGCGATAGCACGGCGAAGAAGCCGAGCGTGCCGTAGATCAGCACCATGAAGACAGCGACTGCGGCGAGGCCGATCAGGGCAGCGGTGTAACCGGCATTGATCGAGTCCTGCCCGAGGGTCGGGCTGACCGTCCGCTGGTCGAGAAATTGCAGCTTGGCCGGCATTTCACCCGCTTCGATAATGGCTGCCAGGTCGATGGCTTCCTGCTGCGAGAACGTCCCGGTGATGCGGACGTTTCCGCCCGGGATCGGCTCGTCGATGCGCGGCGCCGACATGACCTTGTCGTCCAGCACGATCGCGAATTGCTTGCCGGTGTTCTTGGCGGTCGTCTCGTAGAACTTCCGCGCGCCATTGCCGTTCAGGCGGAACGTGATCTGCGGGCGGTTCTGCTCGTCGAAGCTCTGCGCGGCATTTGCCACGTCAGACCCGACGATTTCGGGGATATTGTTGATCAGGTACGGAATGTCCTGATCGTCATACAGAAGACGGTAGCCCGGCTTAACGGCGCCTGCCTGGGCGGCCTGGATCGCGGCGGCGCTGGAGTCGACGATGTTGAAAGTCATCCGGCCGTCGCGGTTCAGCAGGTCTTTCAGGCGCTGCGGATCCGGTTCGCCCGGCGCTTCCAGAATGATACGGCTGTTGCCCTGCGGCGTGATCGAGATTTCAGACACGCCTTCCGGGTCGACCCGGCGGCGGACGATGGTCATCGTCTTGCCGAGGGCCTCTTTCAGCAGCGATTCCTCTGCTGCCTGCGGCACGGTGATCGTGATCGTGTCCTTGCCGGTGATGCGCATCTCGTACATCTGCGCGCCGCCGATGACACCGCCGACCGGGCCGTTCAGCTTCTGCAGGCGCTTCAGCGCGTCCTCGGTGCGGAAATTGCCGTCAGCATCCGGGCGGGTCAGGCGAACGACCAGTTCCCGGCCTTTGACTTCCGGCAGATTGAAGATCCGGTCGGAGGCCGGCGTCGTCAGCGCGGAGGAGACATCGCGCGACAGCACGTCCAGCCGGTTGGCCACGACTTCGTCCGCCTGGATTTCCATCATCAGGTAGACGCCGCCCTGAAGGTCCAGCCCCAGATTCACACCCTTCTTCGGCATCCAGCCCGGCGCGCCGGACATGTTCACCACATTCGGAAGCGCCAGGATGACGCCCCACACAAGAACCAGGAAAATCAGGCCTAACTTCCAGGGTGGAAACTGAAGCATTTGGGAATCCTTGAATGGCCGCGCCGAAGGGCGCCGGGCTCAGTCGATGGGCCTAGTCGTTTGCAGCGACCGGTTCGGCCTTGCCGCGCACCTCGATCACCATGGTCTTGATCACGCGAACCTTCACGTTTTCACCGATGTCGAGGGAAATCTCGTCGTCGAACACCTTGTTCACCTTGCCGACGAGACCGCCGGAGGTAACCACCGTGTCGCCGCGCTTCAGGGCCGTCAGCATGGAAGAATGCTTCTTGGCGCGCTGTTGCTGCGGACGGATCAGCAGGAAGTAGAAGATGGCAACCAGACCGATCGGCATGATCAGCAGCTCGAACAGGCCTCCACCCGGACGGGCACCTGCTTCCTGAGCGGCCGCTGGAAGCGCCGACAGGGCAGCCGCGATGAACAGCGCTACGTGCTTGTTCGCCATGATTTTCCTCTCTTAAGGGGCCAAAAAAGATACGCCCCTATAGCTGTGGCCGCGGGGATTGGCAAACAAGGGCTGCAGGCGCGAATTCGCAGTCAGAGCGCCTGTGCGGGGCCCTCGCGCAACAGGGGCAGCGCGTGCCGGAAGCCGAGGCGTTCGCGCTCGTCATTCTCATGCAAGCGCATCAGGACCTGCCCGTCCGGCGTCACCACAGGGGCCACCAGCAGGCCGCCTTTTGCCAGCTGGGAGCGCAGCGCTTCCGAAATCTCCTCTACTGCGCCGGCCAGGAGGATACGGTCATACGGCCCCCGCTCCGGCCAGCCGAGCAGGCCATCGCCGCAGCGCACTGCCAGGTTGGACAGTTCCAGATCGAGGATCCGGCGCCGGATTTCCCCGGTCAGCGCGTTGAACCGCTCCACCGCGAACACATCCGACGCGATCTGCGCCAGCAGCGCGGCGGTGTAGCCGGAGCCGGCGCCAATCAGCAGGACACGGGATTTGTTGCCTTTTTCGAGCTGAAGCGCCTGGATCAACTGTCCCGTGGTCACCGGCCGCGGGATGATCTGCCCGCACGGGATCGGCACGAGCGCATTCTCGAAGGCGAGGTCTGTCAGCGCCGGGTCGTCGATGAAGGCGGCGCGGTCGATGGTTTCCATGGCCCGCAGCACGCCGTCATCGGTCACGCCCTCCTGCCGCAGGTGGAGGACGAGCCGGGCTGCTCTAAAGGGATCGGCGATCAGGCCTGCCATGATCCTTTGAGCTTTTGGAGGAACGCCTCGTGCGTCAAGTCCACATGTAGCGGAGACACCGAAACATAGCCCTCATAGATCGCTCTCAGGTCAGTTCCCTCGTCCGGCTTGGACAATTTGCCCTTGTAGCCGATCCAGTAATAATCGTTCCCGCGCAGGTCTTCCCGCCGGTCGGTATGGATGATCGACTCATCGCGGAAGCCCTGCCGGGTGATCTGAACGCCGCGAACATCTTCCGGTTCGACGTCCGGGAAGTTCACGTTCATCACGACATCGTCCGGCCAGCCAATGTCCAGCAGCGGGCGCAGCGTCTTCGCGCCCCAGGTCCGCGCCGTGTCCCATGGCAGCGAGCCGCGCTCGCGGAAGTTCTGGGACTGGCTGAGCGCGATGGACGGAATGCCCAGCTGCATGCCGAACATTGCCGCCGCGATCGTGCCGGAAAAGCTCGTATCCTCGGCGATGTTCTGGCCGCGATTGACACCGGAGAGCACCAGGTCCGGCTTCTCTGGCATCAGCTCATGCGTCGCCAGCAGCACGCAGTCGGACGGCGTGCCGGTGATCGCGAAGGCCCGGGCGCCGACCTTGCGGGTGCGCACGGGATGGGTCAGCGAGATCGCACGGCCCTTGCCGGACTGTTCTTCTTCCGGCGCGGCGATCCAGATGTCGTCCGACAGCTCCTTCGCAATCTCCTCCAGCACGGAGAGGCCGGGGGCATTGATGCCATCATCGTTTGTGAGGAGGATTCTCACGAAATCACCTCAAGGCCGCCCATGTAGCTGCGCAGGGCTTCCGGCACCGTGATGGAGCCGTCTTCGTTCTGATAGTTCTCGATCACGGCGACCAGGGTGCGGCCGACGGCGAGGCCGGAGCCGTTCAGCGTGTGCACGAATTCCGGCTTGGCGCCGGCTTCCGGGCGGTAGCGCGCGTCCATGCGGCGGGCCTGGAAGTCTCCGCAATAGGAGCACGAGCTGATCTCGCGATAGGTGTTCTGCGAGGGCAGCCAGACTTCGAGGTCATAGGTCTTGCGCGCCCCTGCCCCCATGTCGCCCGTGCAGAGCAGCATGCGGCGGAACGGCAGGTCGAGGCGCTTCAACACGGCCTCGGCGCATTCCGTCATACGCTCCAGTTCCTTCAGGCCTTCTTCCTCGTTCGCGACGACTGAGACGAGTTCCACCTTGTTGAACTGGTGCAGGCGGATCATGCCCTTCGTGTCACGGCCGGCACTGCCCGCTTCCGACCGGAAACACGGCGTGTGTGCGGTGAAGCGGCGCGGCAGGTAGCCCGGCTCAATGATCGTCTCACGGACGATATTCGTGAGCGGCACTTCGGCGGTGGGGATTGTATATAGCTTACGGACCCCCTTGTCCTTAAGTGACTGATTTGTCCGTCTGAACATATCGGACAAATCAGAAAGCTCCCTACTAGCAGCCTCTAGTCCTTCAGGCTCTTCCAGACTCGCAATGAGGTTACGAACAATTTCTTTGGCGGCACTCGCAACATGCGGTTCTAAATTTTCAAGCAGTTTTACATAGCTCTCTACTAGCCGCGTCACCGAAACTGCATGTTGATTAGTGGTGTCCGCCGCTCTTTCAAGGAGAGGCATAAGAAACGCTTCATTCCCTATGACAAACAAGTCTTCTTCAAACTTCGGTAGCTGCCCAGTCCCAAGCAATGCCTGATCCCGCACGAGCAGCGGCGGCGAGCATTCCGTGTACCCATGCTCTTCCGTCTGGATATCCAGCATGAAGGCGGCGAGCGCACGCTCCATACGGGCGAGCTTGCCGGAGAGCAGCACGAAGCGCGCGCCGCTCATCTTGGCCGCGGTCTCGAAATCCATCATGCCGAGGGCTTCGCCGAGGTCGGCATGGTCTTTCGGGCCGTCGATGCCCTTTGGCGTGCCCCAGCGGTGCTGTTCGACGTTCGCTTCTTCGTCCTGGCCTTCCGGCACATCGTCCAGCGGCAGGTTCGGCAGGCCGTAAAGCAGCTCGTTCAGTTCCTTGCGGGCGGCCTCTTCCTGCTCGGCGCAGGCCTCGATGGTTTCCTTGGCATCGGCCACCACTTTGCGCAGACGCTCGAACTCCGCCTCATCGCCAGAGGCTTTCGCCTTCCCGATCAGCTTGGACGTTTCATTGCGCAGCTTTTCGGCTTCCTGCTTGTCGGTCAGGGCCGTACGCAGGGCCGCATCGTGGCGGTGAATATCGTCCACCGCATCGCCGAGGCCCGGCTTGCGCCGGTTCCAGGCCTTGCGGAAGGCTTCGGGGTTTTCGCGGATCGCGCGGAGGTCAAACATCGGGTCGGGCCTTTGATGACTTTAGGGGTCTTCTACAGCCCCTGCGTCTAATCCGCTGCGGCCGATGCGTCCACTCGCGTTTCAGCCGCAGCCGGCTTTTCGTCCGATTTCTTTTCCGGCGCCGCATCAGCGGCCTTCGCCTCTTCCTCGGGCTCGGGTTCCGGCGGCTTCGGGGCCGGTCTCTCAGGCCGTTTCGGCGGCGGCCCGAGCGGAGACGGCACACCAACCATCCGCCCGCGGCGGCCACGCGGCCCGCGGGCCCGGCAGACGATGCGCACGGTCTTGTCGGCCAGTTCGGTCACCTGGATGTCCGGATTTTCCTCCGACAGCTTGCGCATCAGGGATTTGAAATTCTTCTGGCCGAGCCACGGCTTCACCCGGTTGCCGTATTTGGTCTGAAAGCCCTCCACGCCTTCCAGCGCGCGGATCACCTTGTTGCGCGGCAGCGGCTGGTCCGGCGTGCGGGCGCCGAGCTGCATGACAATGTCCGCCGCAAGCTTCAGCTGCTGCACCGCGCCCGGCGTGCCGTTCGCCTTCTCCGTGCGCACGGCCTGGCGCACCTTCTTCAGCAGGGGCGACAGGCGCTCGGCCTGCTGGCGCAGCGGCGCGATCTCCGGCGGATCGGAGCGCAGCTTGTACCATTTGCGCGGCGCCCGCTCGTAATCGAACGCAGCTTTCAGCGCGCCGATATGGATCACGTCGTCGGCATGTTCGGAATAGAGCTGGTAGGTCGGGTCCGTTTCCTTGCCGGCCGTCACGACGCGGATGCCAGCCAGCTGCAGCCGGTTCACCACCGGCACGAAGTCCGAATCGGTGGTCAGCACGATGAACTCGTCGACGGCATTCAGCTGATGGCGCAGCTCGATCGCATCCATGGTCATGACGATGTCGGCGGAGGACTTGCCCGACGCGATCTTCGTCTTGGCATGTGCGCGGCAATCGAAGGCCTCGAACCCGGCCGCCTGGAAGGCGTCCCGGTGCACATCGTACTGGCTGTTCCAGTAAACCCGCTTGGCGACAAACTTGCGGCGGCGGCCCTTTTCCGACAGCGCACCGTCGGACAGCCACAGCAACCATTGCGGCAACGTGTCGACCATGGCCGGGCCCGTGGCAGCAAAGATATTGTCAAAATCCACGAGCAGTACGCTCTTCAGGCGCGCCACAGACTACTCCTTGCTTCTCAAGGCCGGGCTCGGATCCAAAATTCTACATCCGGGGTCTTAATTCAACAGCGCCAGACAGCGCGGCACTCATTCCGCTGTGGAGGCCGCTTCGCGCTCGGCCTCTTTCTTCTCGATCATTTTCACGCTGAGGATGCCGATCTCGTAGAGCAGCAGGACCGGCGCCGCCAGCAGGACCTGCGAAATTGCATCCGGAGGTGTAAACACCGCGGAGAACCCGAGAATGCCGACAATGGCGAACTTGCGGCCTTTCGACAGGCCTTCGGAACTGACCACGCCGATCTTGCCCAGCAGGGTGAGGATCAACGGCAGCTGGAAGGAGATGCCGAAGGCCAGCATCAGCGCCATCACCAACGACAGGTAATCGGCCACCTTGGGCAGCATGGTGATATTGGCGACTTCACTGTCGGTCAGCTCCATGCCGACGGTGAACCGGGCCAGCATCGGCAGCATCACATAATAGACGAACGCTGCCCCGGTGGAGAACAGGATCGGCGCCAGGACAAGGTAAGGCCAGAAGGCGCCGCGCTCATTCTTGTAGAGGCCGGGCGCCACAAAGGCGTAGACCTGCCAGGCCACGAAAGGGAACGCCACGAAGATGCCGGCGAACAGCGCCAGCTTCAGCTTCGCGAAGAAGAACTCCATCGGCGCGGTGTAGATGAAGTCGAGCTTCGTGCCGCGGATCTCCTGCGCCATCCGGGCGAAGGGACTCAGCAGGAATTCGTAGATGTCCTGGGCGAAGAAGAAGCAGCCGACCGTCGCCACGGACAGCGCCAGCAGGCTCCAGATCAGGCGGGAGCGCAGCTCGGTCAGATGCTCCAGCAGCGGCGCGCGGGAGGATTCGACCTCATCGTCCAGGATTTCCGGCTGTTCGTCCTTGGGGGGCGTGTGGGTCATGCCGGGTCCCCCTTGGGATCAGGGTCGGTCCCGGTTTGCGGCTTTGCCTCCGGCTCAGGCTTCACACCTGATTTCGTTTCATCTTTTATTTCCGGCGTTTCCGGCGAGGTCTGCTCCGCCAGCTTCGTCGCGGCCTCGGACCGTGACTGCGCCATCACGGCAGAGTTCACGTCCTTCTCATAGTCGGACAGGTCGCTCGTCGCCTGCTTCAGAGAATTGGAAATCTTCAATTCTTCGATTTCCTTGCGCAGGTCCTCGAGTTCACTCTGGCGGGCGATATCGTCAAAAGCGGCCTGGAACTCGCGCGCCATGGCGCGGCCCTTGCCCACAAACTGGCCAAGGCGGCGCATCATCATCGGCAGGTCCTTGGGCCCGACAATAATCAGGGCCGCAACGGCCAGCACCATAAGTTCGGTAAAACCGATTCCGGGCAGCATGGGGTGCGCCCTCCGTCAGGGTTCAGGACGAAGCCTTGGTTTCGTCCTTCTGAGGCGTGACGTCGACCATTTCTTCCTTGTCGACCGCCTTGGGTTCCTCTTCATCCTTGAGGCCCTTGCGGAATGCGCCAATGCCTTTGGCCATATCCGTCATGATTCCAGAGATCCGGCCCCGGCCGCCAAACAGCAGCAGCGCGACGATCACAACGATCAGCAATTGTATCCAGCTGGGGGCCATGCCGGGTGTCTCCTTGAAGTTTCTGCAAGTATAGGCGCCGTGACTGTCTGGAACAATGGGGCGAAGCTGCTTAAAGGTCAGCGCATGCGTATTGCCACATGGAACGTCAATTCGATCAAAGCCCGCTTCCCGACTGTGCAGGAAGTGTTACAGAACATCGATTGCGATGTCGTCTGCCTTCAGGAACTGAAGTGCGAGACGGATGCCTTTCCCTACATGGAATTGGAGGAAGCCGGCTGGAACTGCGCCGTGCTGGGCCAGAAAAGCTATAATGGCGTGGCCCTTTTGTCGAAATATCCGCTCGAGGATGTGACGAAAGGCCTCCCCACCATGGAGGACGATCAGGCCCGTTTCATCGAGGCGCTGGTCATGGCCGACCGGCCGGTTCGCGTCGGCGGGCTCTATCTGCCCAACGGCAACCCGGCGCCGGGCCCGAAATTCGACTACAAGCTCGAATGGATGGCCTGCCTGCTGGATCATGCCCGCGAGCGGCTGAAGGCGGAGGAGCCTTACGTGCTGTGCGGCGACTACAACACGATCCCCACGGCGGTGGATTGCTGGGACGAGACGAAATGGGCCGATGACGCCCTCGCCCTGCCCGAAACGCGCGAAGCCTTCCGCCGGATCAAGAACCTCGGCATGGCCGATGCCTTCGAAATCACCGACGGCCGCGCCCACCAGTACACCTTCTGGGATTACCAGGGCGGCGCCTTCCAGAAGGATCACGGCATCCGGATCGACCATTTGCTGGTCTCCCCGCAGGCCGCCGACCGGCTCCAGTCCGTCGAAATCTACCGCAAGGCCCGCAGCCTGGAGAAGCCGTCAGATCATGTGCCGGTGATCGGCGTCTTCGAGGACTGAGGCCTGCCCACGATGTGACGTGTCATCCCGGAATTTGCGCAGCAAATATCCGGGACCCGGTTCGTGGTGGCAGGCTCCGCTCACCCCACCCTATCTTGCTTTCTGACACCTGAATTGGGGGAACAAACTCACGAAGCGGCCTCTTTGAGCCCTGTCTCAATTGCCATAATAATCTTTTCGGCTTTAAGAGTAGAGAAACTGATCCCCTTCAGCCCAAAAAAATCCGCTGCCAAGCGAACTGCATGTCGAAGTGATTGAACAATATAGTCATCTATGACTCCACCATCAGCCACTGATTGAGGAACCACAATTTGTACCACAAGGCCTTTTTCCTTCTTGGAAAAATGGCCCAACTTGAAGCCCTCGAAGTCCGGCTTCGAGACTGATCCTGGAATGAGGAAGATCGGATTGATCCACGCTTCCGATCCATCATTATAATCGTAGTCCCGCTCATTCGCGGCAATTTTCATCGCCATGTTGAGGGCTATATGGATCGGAGTCCCTTTTTGTTCAGGTCCGCCGAAATGGTTACCAATCGCGATCATTGCCCTTTTCCCGCTGCCCTGGCTGATTGAGCCCAAGGTTCAAGATTTAATGGTCCCGGATTCTGGCTGACCATCTGACGCTCCAAAGTGATCATTTCTCTTCGTGCCCCTGAAGCTATCGGGAAGATGTCTTTATCAGCAAGCAAGCGTAGGGTGGATTGAGGCGAAGCCGATACCCACCAGACGGTGTTGCAACCTGAGATATTTTCGCGGCTCCGGCAAGCGCTCGCAATTGGCATGATCGGCGTGTTCGAGGACGAGTTCACAGAACCGGAAGTCGCGCCAACGCCCCATGGTGGGTATCGCTCCGCTCAACCCACCCTACCTTGCTGAGCCCTGCGTTCCCTCCGCAGTCATCCTTCGACTTCGCTCAGGATGAGTCCGCACTTTGTGAGCGCTCTTGGCTCGAGCGAAGTCGAAGCACGCGCGCGGCTTGCTTCCTTAACTAGTTCACAGAGCCATACGT
Coding sequences:
- the yajC gene encoding preprotein translocase subunit YajC, which codes for MANKHVALFIAAALSALPAAAQEAGARPGGGLFELLIMPIGLVAIFYFLLIRPQQQRAKKHSSMLTALKRGDTVVTSGGLVGKVNKVFDDEISLDIGENVKVRVIKTMVIEVRGKAEPVAAND
- the tatB gene encoding Sec-independent protein translocase protein TatB, with translation MLPGIGFTELMVLAVAALIIVGPKDLPMMMRRLGQFVGKGRAMAREFQAAFDDIARQSELEDLRKEIEELKISNSLKQATSDLSDYEKDVNSAVMAQSRSEAATKLAEQTSPETPEIKDETKSGVKPEPEAKPQTGTDPDPKGDPA
- the xth gene encoding exodeoxyribonuclease III; this translates as MRIATWNVNSIKARFPTVQEVLQNIDCDVVCLQELKCETDAFPYMELEEAGWNCAVLGQKSYNGVALLSKYPLEDVTKGLPTMEDDQARFIEALVMADRPVRVGGLYLPNGNPAPGPKFDYKLEWMACLLDHARERLKAEEPYVLCGDYNTIPTAVDCWDETKWADDALALPETREAFRRIKNLGMADAFEITDGRAHQYTFWDYQGGAFQKDHGIRIDHLLVSPQAADRLQSVEIYRKARSLEKPSDHVPVIGVFED
- the secF gene encoding protein translocase subunit SecF, whose translation is MLIKYWPDRTKIPFMSFRIAGALFSMILIAGSAFLLGTRGLNFGVDFAGGTVMELAKTDTVTVPAVREAMPINAEVNSARGTDGREIVVVKFGEAPPELLGEDFKSLSEEQKAERASGATNELIVETLSEKFGLSVENGDFLRNDSVGPKVSQELFTDGITALVVALAMMLVYIWFRFQWQFSVGAIAALAHDVIITLGMFALLRIEFNLTSIAALLTIIGYSMNDTVVVFDRIREDRRKYKKMPDREVIDMSLNVTLSRTLLTSGTTLISLFAIYFLGGPVLQGMSFALIFGIFIGTYSSIFIASALVLSLGMDFTKKTAEEVEGFTGV
- the serS gene encoding serine--tRNA ligase; its protein translation is MFDLRAIRENPEAFRKAWNRRKPGLGDAVDDIHRHDAALRTALTDKQEAEKLRNETSKLIGKAKASGDEAEFERLRKVVADAKETIEACAEQEEAARKELNELLYGLPNLPLDDVPEGQDEEANVEQHRWGTPKGIDGPKDHADLGEALGMMDFETAAKMSGARFVLLSGKLARMERALAAFMLDIQTEEHGYTECSPPLLVRDQALLGTGQLPKFEEDLFVIGNEAFLMPLLERAADTTNQHAVSVTRLVESYVKLLENLEPHVASAAKEIVRNLIASLEEPEGLEAASRELSDLSDMFRRTNQSLKDKGVRKLYTIPTAEVPLTNIVRETIIEPGYLPRRFTAHTPCFRSEAGSAGRDTKGMIRLHQFNKVELVSVVANEEEGLKELERMTECAEAVLKRLDLPFRRMLLCTGDMGAGARKTYDLEVWLPSQNTYREISSCSYCGDFQARRMDARYRPEAGAKPEFVHTLNGSGLAVGRTLVAVIENYQNEDGSITVPEALRSYMGGLEVIS
- the tatC gene encoding twin-arginine translocase subunit TatC is translated as MTHTPPKDEQPEILDDEVESSRAPLLEHLTELRSRLIWSLLALSVATVGCFFFAQDIYEFLLSPFARMAQEIRGTKLDFIYTAPMEFFFAKLKLALFAGIFVAFPFVAWQVYAFVAPGLYKNERGAFWPYLVLAPILFSTGAAFVYYVMLPMLARFTVGMELTDSEVANITMLPKVADYLSLVMALMLAFGISFQLPLILTLLGKIGVVSSEGLSKGRKFAIVGILGFSAVFTPPDAISQVLLAAPVLLLYEIGILSVKMIEKKEAEREAASTAE
- the surE gene encoding 5'/3'-nucleotidase SurE encodes the protein MRILLTNDDGINAPGLSVLEEIAKELSDDIWIAAPEEEQSGKGRAISLTHPVRTRKVGARAFAITGTPSDCVLLATHELMPEKPDLVLSGVNRGQNIAEDTSFSGTIAAAMFGMQLGIPSIALSQSQNFRERGSLPWDTARTWGAKTLRPLLDIGWPDDVVMNVNFPDVEPEDVRGVQITRQGFRDESIIHTDRREDLRGNDYYWIGYKGKLSKPDEGTDLRAIYEGYVSVSPLHVDLTHEAFLQKLKGSWQA
- a CDS encoding NYN domain-containing protein; amino-acid sequence: MARLKSVLLVDFDNIFAATGPAMVDTLPQWLLWLSDGALSEKGRRRKFVAKRVYWNSQYDVHRDAFQAAGFEAFDCRAHAKTKIASGKSSADIVMTMDAIELRHQLNAVDEFIVLTTDSDFVPVVNRLQLAGIRVVTAGKETDPTYQLYSEHADDVIHIGALKAAFDYERAPRKWYKLRSDPPEIAPLRQQAERLSPLLKKVRQAVRTEKANGTPGAVQQLKLAADIVMQLGARTPDQPLPRNKVIRALEGVEGFQTKYGNRVKPWLGQKNFKSLMRKLSEENPDIQVTELADKTVRIVCRARGPRGRRGRMVGVPSPLGPPPKRPERPAPKPPEPEPEEEAKAADAAPEKKSDEKPAAAETRVDASAAAD
- the secD gene encoding protein translocase subunit SecD, which translates into the protein MLQFPPWKLGLIFLVLVWGVILALPNVVNMSGAPGWMPKKGVNLGLDLQGGVYLMMEIQADEVVANRLDVLSRDVSSALTTPASDRIFNLPEVKGRELVVRLTRPDADGNFRTEDALKRLQKLNGPVGGVIGGAQMYEMRITGKDTITITVPQAAEESLLKEALGKTMTIVRRRVDPEGVSEISITPQGNSRIILEAPGEPDPQRLKDLLNRDGRMTFNIVDSSAAAIQAAQAGAVKPGYRLLYDDQDIPYLINNIPEIVGSDVANAAQSFDEQNRPQITFRLNGNGARKFYETTAKNTGKQFAIVLDDKVMSAPRIDEPIPGGNVRITGTFSQQEAIDLAAIIEAGEMPAKLQFLDQRTVSPTLGQDSINAGYTAALIGLAAVAVFMVLIYGTLGFFAVLSLACNIILIFAGLSGVGATLTLPGIAGIILTIGMAVDANVLVFERIREEQGEGRSPWTATQAGYERALSTIMDANITTLIAATILYLLGSGPVKGFAVTLSIGIVTSVFTAYVVTRMITVGYMKLMKPKRFGI
- a CDS encoding twin-arginine translocase TatA/TatE family subunit, with the translated sequence MAPSWIQLLIVVIVALLLFGGRGRISGIMTDMAKGIGAFRKGLKDEEEPKAVDKEEMVDVTPQKDETKASS
- a CDS encoding protein-L-isoaspartate(D-aspartate) O-methyltransferase; the encoded protein is MAGLIADPFRAARLVLHLRQEGVTDDGVLRAMETIDRAAFIDDPALTDLAFENALVPIPCGQIIPRPVTTGQLIQALQLEKGNKSRVLLIGAGSGYTAALLAQIASDVFAVERFNALTGEIRRRILDLELSNLAVRCGDGLLGWPERGPYDRILLAGAVEEISEALRSQLAKGGLLVAPVVTPDGQVLMRLHENDERERLGFRHALPLLREGPAQAL